The nucleotide sequence CGGCTATGGGTGTGAGTGCGCGGGCCATCATGCGACTTCTCGCATCATGGCTAGAAGTTCCGCTTGAAAACGCAGCATCTCGGGATCGTCTACCGCACGGATCGCGAGCGTGGAGGGCGGCTCTATCTGTTCAAGCCCGGCGGGTGACATCAGGTAGATGCGATTGGCCAGACGAGCGGCTTCGGCGGGGTCATGGGTGACGATCAGGACCGTCGATCCTTTCAGCGTCTCCGATGACAGTTCCTGCATTTCGGATCTGAGCCGCGCATCGAGCGCCGAGAAGGGTTCATCGAGCAGCGCGATGGGGTGATCTTCCATCAGCGTGCGCGCCAGTGCCACACGTTGCCGTTGCCCGCCTGACAGGGCTGCGGGGCGCTTATGGGCGTGCTCTGCCAGTCCAAGCCGGTCGATCAGCCTGTCGGCGCGCGCGCGGTCGGGATCATCCCCGCGCAGGCGGGCGCCCAGCATGACATTTCCATGCACATCAAGCCAGGGCAGCAGCAGGTCGCTTTGCTGCATATAGGCGATGCGACCCGCCATTGGTTGTCCGTCGCTTGCGGTGATCGTTCCGTCAAAGGTAA is from Qingshengfaniella alkalisoli and encodes:
- a CDS encoding ABC transporter ATP-binding protein; the protein is MTGPGIRLDGSGTISGTALFRHLTLELVPGGWTCLLGPSGVGKSTLLRLIAGLDTGVTFDGTITASDGQPMAGRIAYMQQSDLLLPWLDVHGNVMLGARLRGDDPDRARADRLIDRLGLAEHAHKRPAALSGGQRQRVALARTLMEDHPIALLDEPFSALDARLRSEMQELSSETLKGSTVLIVTHDPAEAARLANRIYLMSPAGLEQIEPPSTLAIRAVDDPEMLRFQAELLAMMREVA